In the Portunus trituberculatus isolate SZX2019 chromosome 21, ASM1759143v1, whole genome shotgun sequence genome, one interval contains:
- the LOC123506899 gene encoding bromodomain-containing protein DDB_G0270170-like isoform X1: MMNPPAIVITSAFAYSEKPVPLETGIKARRSFCARQLRKISKGIPPAVLLPQQERAGQAFGNVRRSRSASPSSAKRKELTSPPALKRKFLRQVKLPPLPQISISKGRKETAREASTMTTPSSFEEELADQENQSPNDPEFVRRASERWRRRTGAVQLQPPLQLLLQSNCSLQATFQWPISPSQQSVVQRRVSPRPIHYPQSPFNSMPTSPILGPSPFRRCSTQYSSLNTTHTESTFKRCSRSYSSFSSFSRPRVSVGVCDRSPSRSSRRGRLMVRAGRSVSPSSRNVEGVTQALPERLALDDTVAEEVKNAARKERLLANPDQLSLTAPFRRLSARIRKSFRGSKNVSSNNKGSDDKNNTSNNSCSSTYNNSSSSNSISSSSSYCSNENTPMDSASSFTSSTSYQSFLSTSSGYSSDCSSSPSSPAIVPRRLSSPPAAHSTVAATLLAAGRLTFQDIFLDEPQIAEKFAIMFPTEPRPEWHRHLRQVINKAGQKIFKKGEPHETTIPENLRHQLKHIYVY, encoded by the exons ATGATGAATCCGCCAGCCATCGTCATCACCTCTGCCTTCGCCTACTCGGAGAAACCTGTGCCCCTCGAGACCGGCATCAAGGCGCGGAGGAGTTTCTGTGCACGGCAGCTGAGGAAAATAAGCAAGGGCATTCCTCCGGCTGTCCTTCTTCCCCAGCAGGAGCGCGCAGGACAAGCCTTCGGGAATGTCCGCCGCTCACGTTCAGCGTCTCCCTCGTCAGCCAAGAGGAAGGAACTGACCAGTCCTCCTGCTTTGAAGAGAAAGTTCTTGCGGCAGGTGAAGCTTCCGCCGTTGCCCCAGATATCCATCAGCAAGGGGCGGAAGGAAACCGCCAGGGAGGCGTCTACTATGACCACACCGTCATCATTCGAGGAGGAACTTGCTGATCAGGAGAATCAGTCGCCCAACGATCCAGAGTTTGTGCGTCGGGCTTCTGAACGTTGGCGGCGCAGGACAGGAGCCGTGCAGCTGCAGCCACCACTACAGCTGCTACTTCAGAGTAATTGCTCTCTGCAGGCAACCTTTCAGTGGCCCATCAGTCCCAGCCAGCAGTCAGTAGTGCAGCGACGAGTTTCGCCGCGACCCATCCATTACCCTCAGTCCCCCTTCAATTCAATGCCCACCTCACCCATCCTCGGCCCCTCTCCCTTCAGAAGGTGCAGCACACAATACTCCTCCCTCAACACTACCCACACTGAATCCACTTTCAAGAGGTGCTCTcgatcctactcctcctttagTTCCTTTTCCCGTCCCCGTGTGTCTGTTGGTGTGTGCGACCGTTCCCCGAGCAGGTCATCTAGGCGGGGCAGACTGATGGTGCGGGCTGGCAGGTCCGTGTCACCTTCCAGCCGCAACGTTGAAGGAGTGACACAAGCATTACCAGAGCGACTTGCCCTCGATGACACTGTGGCCGAGGAGGTAAAGAATGCAGCGCGGAAGGAGCGACTCCTAGCAAACCCAGACCAGTTATCGCTAACGGCGCCCTTTCGCCGTCTAAGTGCCAGAATTCGCAAGTCATTTCGCGGTTCCAAAAACGTGAGCAGCAATAACAAAGGCAGTGACGACAAAAATAATACAAGCAACAACAGTTGCAGCAGCACATATAACAACAGCTCCAGCAGCAACAGtataagtagtagcagcagttacTGTAGTAACGAAAACACACCCATGGATTCAGCGTCATCCTtcacctcatccacctcctaCCAGAgttttctctctacttcctcGGGCTACTCCAGTGACTGCTCCAGCTCACCCTCTAGCCCCGCTATCGTTCCCCGGCGGTTGTCCTCGCCGCCAGCCGCTCATTCTACAGTTGCTGCTACGCTCCTGGCTGCAGGACGCCTCACCTTCCAAGACATCTTTCTCGACGAGCCTCAGATCGCCGAAAAGTTT GCAATCATGTTCCCGACAGAGCCGCGCCCGGAGTGGCACCGTCACCTGCGTCAGGTCATCAACAAGGCGGGCCAGAAGATATTCAAGAAAGGCGAGCCCCATGAAACCACCATCCCAGAAAACTTACGCCATCAACTGAAGCATATTTATGTCTATTAA